In the genome of Hevea brasiliensis isolate MT/VB/25A 57/8 chromosome 14, ASM3005281v1, whole genome shotgun sequence, the window aattgataaataagGTAAGGAAAAAAATTACtagcaataaattcaatttaatataattggCATATGTGAAAATGAGAAGATATTGCTaacaataaattcaatttaatattgccACTTAGCACAGGAGAAAATTTGACTATTTTAAATATTGTTACATGATATAAACAtaataattttagaattttatgTGGCAATACTAGGAGAACACCACTCTGCTTTATACACTTAGCACAAGAaaaaatttgattattttaaatattatcatGTGGCATAAATATAATAGTCTTAAAATTCTATGTGGTAGCACAAGAGGAACACCACTtcacttaatatatatatatatatatattttatacagtgaatgaatgaatttgtgaaaACTGATAGTAAAGAAATCTAATTTGAAATTTAATGCAttaaattgtatttttttaattaataaatgataataattttaattatttaatttaatatatatatatagtaaaagTTGAGTTATAAAAACTTTAAAAAGTGTTTGTATTAAtctaatgaattaaaaaaaaaaaatacaacttAAATTATTAAACCAAACCCAATTCGTtttgttataaaaattaaaaatattagttttataaTTGGTTTTATTAGTTTCAATTTCAATACTTTTCAAATCGGTTTGATTTAAATAAATATCTTAAATCTGACCAAATCGGCCCAGACTCAAATCCAGATACATAAGAAGTTGACCtaagcattttattttattttattttattttattttttaaataaatataagaaagaatgtagagataattatattttaaggAAGTTGACGCAAAGGTGCAAGATGAGACAACTCAGCATCACCATAGCGAATGGTGGCTGTCCAATGTCACTATATATGCTGCTTTGCAtggaagaaagagagagaaaagcaaAGAAATTTTACACAAATCACATCTCTTCTGTGATCATTCTAGAGAAATTAAGACTCTTTAGTGGCTTTCTCTACAAGCAAATTCAAATTCAACTATGATATTTTCTTCTTCTAGGGTTCCAAATTTCTCGTTTTCATTTCACTCCACACCATGATTCCCTTCTCCAACCACAATCAGTCTTCCCGCCACCGCCAATTCCGGCCTCCTCCGCTGCTCAACCACAATCACCCGCGCCAACCCCGACCCCAACCCCGTTTATTTTTTGTCAAACTCCTTTCCAACCACCATCGTAGTGGTGACCGTACGCTTTCAGTTGACTCTATTGTCTCCGAATGCAATCCCAAACCTTGCAAAGTTCAAATCAGGACCTCTGGTACAGTTGCTGCCAGCCTCTTTTTTGAGCACCAGGCTGACGCTCTCGATGCCGTCGTTTCCCTCTGGGAGCGCCGGCTTGCTGGGGACCATCTGTTTACTCCGGTGGTTGGTTTTAATGTCGACGATGATTTTAATGAGAGACTTAGAAGTTTGTTCCAATTGCATGTGGAGAAGCTTCTACAAGGGCAGTCTGTGGGGAAATTGGAGAGTAAGGTGAATGATTTGCTTGTTGAGATTGATAAGTTTGCGTGCTTCTTTAGAAAGGCTAGGGACCTTCGAGCTTTCTGTGAGGCTGATGGAAAGAAGAAGCGGTTGGTGGAAGAGAAGGATCTAATTTTGAATAGGATTGAGGAGTTTAAGTGCGCAGTGAAGTGTGTGATGGATCATCTGGAGGGGAAGGAGGTTGAGGATTTGGCCGTTTTGGGGTTTAAAATTGGCAAGGGTTTTAATTGGCATAAAATACATAGTTTGCTATTGAGAGAGTCTAAGCGTCTTGAAGATGGGTTGCCGATATATGGTTATAGAAGGGAGATTTTGCAGCAAATACATTTGCAGCAGGTATTTTTGGTCTTAATTGAAATGTTTACTTTAGATTAATTTCAATGCCCAAGTCATTGTGCGTTGTGGTTTGGTTTTGGACTTTAAATTTAGTTAGTTTGTGAATGTATTTTTGTTCGTCTATTGGCTTTTTGTGTATGATTATGCTGGTGCTGTTGTTTCTACCACCCCTACcaagtttattttataattaacaacTTGATGATGATAATTAGGACAGTTTGCTTTGTTTGGCGGAATTTTGTTATGGGCCTTTGGCTTTTATAACTCTGGGGAAAAGATTGTATTACCTGGCAATTGTAATTGAAACTGAAGTTAGTACTTAACAGTGTAACAATGAAGAGCCACGCCATTTGAAGGGATATAAagctggctttttttttttttttttttttttttttctgtagttTTCTTGGCCTTTTTTTTTTCGGTCTATATATGGCTATTGGAAATACATTTAAATTGATTGATCTATATTTTGTGAGGGTCAGTTTAGAATTTTCTTTGAACTTTCTCTAAAAGTGATGTTTATTGATCTACCTATATCCTATTAGGCAAATGTCTGCTTGTTTACTTTGAACAAATTCTAGTCATAATATTATGTCACCTAGGAAACTTTTAAGAATTCTTTTGAGTGTCAATcaaattttggtcattttttccttTTCTCACAGGTAATGGTCTTGATTGGAGAGACAGGTTCAGGGAAGAGTACGCAGTTGGTACAGTTTCTTGCTGATTCTGGGGTTGCTTCCAGTGGTTCAATTTTGTGTACTCAGCCTCGCAAAATTGCTGCAATTTCCCTTGAAAAAAGGGTTGGTGAAGAAAGCATTGGATGTTATGAGGATAATTCAATTGTCTGCTATCCAACTTATTCATCTGCACAGTGTTTTAATTCCAAGGTAATATATATGACTGATCACTGTCTATTGCAGCACCTTATGAAAGATAGGACTCTGTCTGGAGTTTCATGCATTATTATAGACGAGGCCCATGAAAGAAGCTTGAATACTGATCTTCTGTTGGCCTTGATTAAAGAATTGCTTATTGAGAGGGGTGACCTAAGGCTTATTATAATGTCTGCAACAGTTGATGCCAGCAAATTATCAGAATACTTCTTTGGTTGTAGAACCTTTTATGTGTTGGGGAGAAGCTTTCCTATTCAAATCAAATATGTTCCTGGTGACTCTGGAGGCTCTTCTGGCCCCTTGCCCAGTGCTATTGCTCCATATGTTTCTGATGTTGTTAAAATGGCTATCGAGATCCATCAAGTGGAGAAAGAGGGGGCAATTCTTGCGTTTTTGACTTCTCAGCTGGAGGTAGAATGGGCTTGTGAAAAGTTTCAGTCTCCCTCAGCAATTGCATTGGCACTACATGGAAAGCTTTCCCATGAAGAGCAATGTCGTGTTTTCCAGAATTATCCTGGGAAGAGAAAAGTTATTTTTGCTACCAATTTGGCAGAGACATCCTTGACTATTCCTGGGGTCAGGTATGTGGTTGATTCTGGAATGGTTAAGGAAAGCAAGTTTGAACCTACATCTGGTATGAATGTCCTCAGGGTTTCCAAGATTAGCCAGAGTTCTGCTAATCAACGAGCTGGTCGTGCTGGTCGAACGGAACCTGGAAAATGTTACCGGCTTTACTCGGAATCTGATTACCAGTCAATGGATTTCCATCAAGAACCTGAAATTCGTAAAGTTCACCTTGGTATTGCAGTTTTGAGGATTCTTGCATTGGGTATTAAGAATGTGCtggaatttgattttattgatgCTCCTAGTGCAAAGGCAGTTGACATGGCCATCAGGAACCTTCTGCAGTTAGGTGCTGTTGGCCGCAGAGATGATGCTTTTGAATTGACTTCAGATGGGCATTACTTGGTTAAGTTGGGTATTGAACCTCGACTTGGGAAGATTATTCTTGAAAGCTGCCGTTGTGGTCTGCGTAAAGAAGGTGTTGCTCTTGCTGCTGTTATGGCAAATGCAAGTAACATATTTTGCAGAGTTGGTACCAATGATGACAAACAAAAATCAGATTGCCATAAGGTGCGATTCTGCCACCGTGATGGTGATCTCTTCACATTGCTTACTGTCTACAGGGAATGGGAAAGTGTATCTCCAGATGATAGAAATAAGTGGTGTTGGAACAATAGCATCAATGCCAAAACTATGCGAAGATGCAAAGAGACAGTGCAAGAGTTAGAGAACAGTTTAAAAAATGAATTTAGCATCATTATACCAACTTACTGGCTTTGGAGTCCTTATGTTGTCTCAGCGCATGATAAAAATATGAAGAGAATTATACTTTCTTCACTAGCAGATAATGTAGCCATGTACTCTGGATATGATCGCCTTGGTTATGAGGTGGTTTTGAGTGGGGAATATGTTCAACTTCATCCTTCATGTTCGCTGCAAGTGTATGGCCAAAAGCCAAACTGGGTTGTCTTTGCTGAACTCTTATCTGTATCAAGTCAATATTTGGTCTGTGTTACTGCAGTTGACTTTGATTGTTTGTCTGCATTTAGTCCTCCTTTATTTGACCTTTCGAAGATGCAGAGTAAAAAATTGCAGTTGAGGGTGATCAGAGGATTTGGCAGTATTATTTTAAGAAGGTTCTGTGGAAAGTCAAATAATAGCTTGCTCTCTCTTCTGTCTCGCATACAGACAAAATTGAAGGATGAGCGGATAGGTATTGAAATGAATGTGGATAGTAATGAGATTCTATTATATGCATCTGTACAAGACATGGAAAAGGTGAATGGCCTTGTTGTTGATGCATTAGAATATGAAGTAAAATGGTTAAGAAATGAGTGCCTGGAGAAGTGCTTGTATCATGGGGGACGAGCTGGTGCTTCTCCACCAGTAGCGCTTCTTGGAGCTGGTGCGGAAATTAAGCATCTGGAGTTGGAAAGTAGAAATTTGAGTGTGGACGTGTTCCTTTCAAATACAAATGGTGCAGACGACAAGGAGGTCTTGGCATTCATTGAAAAATCAGTGCCTGGGGTGTGTGGTTTTCACAGATTTGCAGGAAGTGGACAGGATAGTGACGATTTGGAGAAGTGGGGCAGGGTAAC includes:
- the LOC110637046 gene encoding ATP-dependent RNA helicase DEAH11, chloroplastic, giving the protein MIPFSNHNQSSRHRQFRPPPLLNHNHPRQPRPQPRLFFVKLLSNHHRSGDRTLSVDSIVSECNPKPCKVQIRTSGTVAASLFFEHQADALDAVVSLWERRLAGDHLFTPVVGFNVDDDFNERLRSLFQLHVEKLLQGQSVGKLESKVNDLLVEIDKFACFFRKARDLRAFCEADGKKKRLVEEKDLILNRIEEFKCAVKCVMDHLEGKEVEDLAVLGFKIGKGFNWHKIHSLLLRESKRLEDGLPIYGYRREILQQIHLQQVMVLIGETGSGKSTQLVQFLADSGVASSGSILCTQPRKIAAISLEKRVGEESIGCYEDNSIVCYPTYSSAQCFNSKVIYMTDHCLLQHLMKDRTLSGVSCIIIDEAHERSLNTDLLLALIKELLIERGDLRLIIMSATVDASKLSEYFFGCRTFYVLGRSFPIQIKYVPGDSGGSSGPLPSAIAPYVSDVVKMAIEIHQVEKEGAILAFLTSQLEVEWACEKFQSPSAIALALHGKLSHEEQCRVFQNYPGKRKVIFATNLAETSLTIPGVRYVVDSGMVKESKFEPTSGMNVLRVSKISQSSANQRAGRAGRTEPGKCYRLYSESDYQSMDFHQEPEIRKVHLGIAVLRILALGIKNVLEFDFIDAPSAKAVDMAIRNLLQLGAVGRRDDAFELTSDGHYLVKLGIEPRLGKIILESCRCGLRKEGVALAAVMANASNIFCRVGTNDDKQKSDCHKVRFCHRDGDLFTLLTVYREWESVSPDDRNKWCWNNSINAKTMRRCKETVQELENSLKNEFSIIIPTYWLWSPYVVSAHDKNMKRIILSSLADNVAMYSGYDRLGYEVVLSGEYVQLHPSCSLQVYGQKPNWVVFAELLSVSSQYLVCVTAVDFDCLSAFSPPLFDLSKMQSKKLQLRVIRGFGSIILRRFCGKSNNSLLSLLSRIQTKLKDERIGIEMNVDSNEILLYASVQDMEKVNGLVVDALEYEVKWLRNECLEKCLYHGGRAGASPPVALLGAGAEIKHLELESRNLSVDVFLSNTNGADDKEVLAFIEKSVPGVCGFHRFAGSGQDSDDLEKWGRVTFLTPEAAGKALELNGFELSGSLLKLSPARSSVGSGNKLSSFAAVKAKVTWPRRYSKGYAVIRCERNDAEHVVADCFNLLIGGRIVHCELSQKDINCVIIRGLDRDTSELEILEVLQMHTTKRILDVFLIRGDAVNNPPLGACEEAILKEIAPFMPNQGPLSNCCHVQVFYPEPKDTFMKAWITFDGSLHLEAAKALQHIQGKVLAGCLSWQKMQCQRIFHSSVSCPAPVFAFIERQLNSLLKRLTRRPGVHCSLERNENGSYRVKISANATKTVAELRRPLEQLMKGKTVDHGCLTQAVLQLLFSRDGRLLMKSLQQEMGTYILFDRQNLNVRIFGPENKVVLTEQKFVQSLLALHDNRQIDIPLRGGVMPHDLMKKVVEKFGSDLHVLKEKFPEAAFMLNTRRHVISFSGKGDLRQRVEDVIHDFARSLSVSGTAEQPGEAAATCPVCLCEVEDCYQLEACAHKFCRSCLVEQLESAMRGHDGFPVHCAHEGCGVRIWLTDLKSLLPCERLEDLFRASLGAFVASSGGTYRFCPSPDCPSVYRVSGTEMVGGPFVCGACYAETCTRCHLEYHPCVSCERYKEFKEDPDLSLKDWCKGKENIKSCPVCGYIIEKVDGCNHIECRCGKHICWVCSESFSSSDECYGHLRLVHLTII